tttgttttttacattgtgtttttatcctgtttgtttaaatctgttttcaaaTAGACTGCTGAGTCTGCCaataaacatgatgatgatgctatCAAGGATCTGCGTCGCATTTGAGCAGTCTGAGAGACGTTGCAGGATTATAATGCACGTGTTACTAATTATCAATAATTATACAGtaaacaaatttacatttttttgggaTTGAGAACCTCAAGTCAGCAGAATTTGCTGGATTTGCTTAAACATTCCTCACCTTCTGGAGTGAATTATAATTATTGACATTTGGTAAACCATACTCACAGGAATGTTCCATTATACATAGATAGCTTTGCATTTAGAGTCAGCACATTTCAGATCCCACTGTGAAATTGAAGCCAGACCATTCGAGGGCTATTGTATGGATCAGTTTCTGTTGTGATAAGCAAAGTAACAATATTTATACCATATGAGTGTACAATCTGGAAGAGCAATATCAGGCATTGGGATTTGCCAGATTGGGATGACGAAGTGCTCTCTTAGGAATGTGTACTGAACTCGATGTCAATTCCATCCTCCTCAACCACAACTTACAATCTTTGGAAAAGTTTCAGCTTCATGGCTTTTACATGTGCTTTCATTTTAGTCAGTTTACAGTAACTTTTTCCAATGATAACCCTACCGTCACAAAATGATCAGATTCCCCGTTTGTATACTTCTTATGCTTCAGGGTTATCGAGTTGTGATATCTTGCTCTTTGGTCTCAGTTCTTGTTGAGTGAAATTGTAACTCCCCAAAGAGTAGCTGATCTAATTTTGGAGCTCTTTGCTCAGTGGCTGCCAGATCAATGTTCTCAAGGGTGGGCAcaatttctcacagatggaccGGAATATATCTTAGTTGGTCAGCTTGATGCCAATGCATACTGGAATATGCCTTTAGCTGGCTAACTGAATTAGCATCATTATAattttaaaggtggagtcagaaGCACTTTTCATAGTagcttgtaaacacaatatCAAACTGGATCGCTTCTCCTGGCCTCATCAGCCCCAGAagtgcacactcactgcagggcATGTTATTCTCCTTGTGGGGAGTGGTTGGGCGACCCCCTAGCACCCTCTACTGATCAGCATCAACCGTCTTTGGTACTGCCAAGGGACACATTAAATCGACCCTAACATTGCCCTTTTTGGAGTGCATATTGTTTATAGTGACATAATAGCACCATAATGGAGCAATTTCATCTCAGATGGGAGCTCCGTCAAAACAAAGTCTGTCTCTCCAGTGCTGCAATCAGTTATCTTTGGTTCACAAAACTGGAAGCTACATCCTGATACATGGAGGTTCTTTTGTTACAGACAACACATGGAGTGGCAgttttcaaaacatgtttttaacttgCATCCACTGGAGGAAAAAGCCTATCACTCATAGTGGTTTTCCTCACCAGATGGAACAACAGAGTTGATTACTTCTGAATAGCACAACTGGAATTTTTTCCATTGTTTACCCATAATGGCATTAAATGTGTGAAACAGACTAACATAAGACATCAAATAAGTAGCTCTGCGTGACAAAGACATTCGCTTCTTTGCAAATATCTACTGATCTGAAGTGTGTATGGGTTTATTTGTTCAATCTTTTAAATGAATTGAGTCTCTTGGCCAAGAATGGGCACATTAATTTTCTCAGTGACTCGATTGGAGGATTTTTCACAGCAGCAAACCAAACGCCTTTCGAGCCGTTTTCAAACCCATAACTTTATAACTGCAGTTTGAAACATTAATCCAGCATTTTAAAGTCCAATAAAACTGCTAATGAGGCTTTTTGAGAAGACTTGAGGAAAAAAGTGccaaaaaatgctttaaaaaatctAAGCTTCAGTGGGGTAGAATGGTCAGTTGAAAGGGAGATGGTCAAATGTTactcttctctttgttttggatCTGTTTGTCTACCTGTGCTTTACTGTCCCTGTTGTCTTTTCTAAATTAGTTCCATAGTAATAATCCTAAGAAAACTTACACTACCTTTATTCATCTACATCTTTCTTATCCATTTTGTCTCCAGTGCCCGAGTAAAATCACCAACCAGCCAGGCAGAGAGTTTGGCAGCACAAAGGACTTCCCAGATTCTGTGCTGCAGTTTGCACGCAACCACCCGTTGATGTGGCGGCCGGTGTATCCAGCCATGCGCCAGCCTGTGCTCGTAAAGGCCAACATTCCTTACAAGCTGAAACAAATCGTGGTGGACCGAGTCGAGGCAGAAGACGGGCAATATGATGTCATGTTCATTGGCACAGGTATGTGATCCATTCCTTTCAAAATGCACTCACttgtgatgtttacattttcaaatgggattcttaattcaaacattcaattatGCATAGATGGGAGCAAACATTGGATATGCTAGATGATGTTTTGTTTACTCTCAGTAACTTTGTCACTTACAGTATGTGTCTACACCTCTTTCAGACACTGGTACTGTTTTAAAGGTCATAGCCTTGCACAGTGGAAACAGTCTGGAGACAGAGGAAGTCACATTGGAGGAGCTACAAGTCTTTAAAGTAGGTTTGACTCCACTGGGTGTTTCaatattcacttttttgttATCCTCATCTGGCATCTCTCATCCCTTCTCAATCTATTTGAGGCTGTGCCGAAAAAAGCTGCCATTAACCATTAGAGAATCCAGTTATTTCTCATGAATCCTTTGTTGTCCAGCAGAAATTTCTAAAAAGCCATGCTCATAGAAAACTGAATCAAACATTAGCAAAAACCTGAGGTAAATTATTGTCATTGTTGCAGGTGCCAACCCCCATTACATCCATGGACATTTCAGTGAAAAGGGTAAGTTGGTATAGATATtattacttattattattattattattattattattatttaagtgcATACTTTTGTGAACTTATTCCAACTCCAGTCTTCCTCATCACTAACTCCCTTTGTATCATCACATCATCCAGCAAGCCCTGTATGTGGGCTCTCCAGCAGGGGTGGCGCAGGTGAAGCTGCATCGCTGTGAGACTTATGGGAAAGCCTGTGCTGAGTGCTGCTTGGCCAGAGACCCCTACTGCGCCTGGGATGGATCACTGTGTGCACAATTTATTCCCAACAGCAAACGGCGCTTCCGCAGACAGGACATCAGGCATGGAAACCCAGTGCTGCAGTGTATGGATGAGAATCTGAGTGGTACGTTTGATTATGTTATTCAGACATTTTCTTCCTGCTTTCTCGGTTCATTATGCAGGACAATTTAAATGCAAGGTCGATTGACTTCTGGAGATAAAGCACCTGGCCAACTGCCTGCTTAACTGTTAGCATATGTAAAACAACAAGTTGTCATTTGAGCacctttatttttgtattaatgtAATAGAAGTTAACATGTAAATGCTTTTCAGGCTAGCATTTGCCCTGCGTCCACTCTTTGttctaagctaagctaagtgCTGCTGGCTATGTGGCTCTCCTTTTCAGGAAGGGTTCTTGATGTTTCTTTGCTTCCACCCATTAGAATTACAAAGGGGGAATTATGACAGGCTAAAATACCTAAATTGGTTGGCttgcaaacagcaaaccaacagatgTTGCAGCAATGTAAGtgggcaagcaaactggttcagatataactgattctacatTACCTAAAAAGCTTCTGAACCTTTCTGATAAGACCAGACCTCTAAGACCAGAAACGaaaataaatattggagatgactTTTAAAAATTTGAGAGTGATCAGAAAGCAGAAAAGTTCTTGGACCGATGCAGAgttggctaaacactgaagcttcagtttccGTCACATGGTAAACTGCGTGCAGATCAACTTTAGGGAGGAGAGGGCGgtgggagacagctctctccaatgttttgaatttggactgcagtacccttTTTAAATGctacatgtcagagttacatattgctcctttaatgtcatATTCTAAACTTCCTTGTAAAAGCAAAGTTTATTTTCCCCATGTCAGATaagcatttttttcttgtaaCATCTGGACAAGGGTGGTGCTTTCCTTTACACTCTCTAAACTGTTTAGCTGTGGACAGCGAAACTCAGTCCACTGAGGCCCTGCTCTTGTATAAACTGTTCATGAGTCTCACACCTCTTTAGTACAGGGACGATGCTGTTGGATATGTTCCAACATTATGAAAACTgccgtgtgtttgtgtcagtgtctGTCTTCATACCTCTTCTATCTCAGGATGAAAGCCAGAGtgtgttaacatgaaaagtcAGATGTATACAAGTCAATTCATCCAAACAGTTTGAAACAGATGTTGAATGGTAATAGACAGGGATTACAAATTAACTTCTCCAAAACACATAtctgttttaaacatttcacatttaatgCTTGTAGAACACGACATTGTACTTGTTTCACTCCCGAACTTTATCCTTGTTGGATTATGTGAGACATGTGTGTTTAGGGGCAATGATGTGAGAAACTAATACTGAGACATGTACATGTTATTTCCAGGTCACaatatttttctttaacagtgtgtaagagagagaggaaaagaagaactGAGAGGCTGAAATGTTAGCTCAAACTATCAGCTATCACTTGTCATATAAAAAGCAAgttcaaagaaaaaagtaatAACATAAATCATACTCAGAGAATGGACAAAGAGGACCTGGAGGAAAGTAAAAAGACGGATATAAGGAGATTAGTGAGGATGTGGAAGTGCAGGTAGAAAAAACTTGTGCATGTGTTGGATTCGTGTTTGCTCACCTGAGAGCGGGTATAATGCTGAGGTGATGAAATATGCCTGCCTTAAGGCCTTTGGAAAAGCTCTCGCTTTACAAGCTTTCTTTGTGCCAAGGTGTCGAATTCCCAGAGGCATGTTATCATTCCTTAGATTGAAATATCATCCTTAGTTAAGACGTTGAGCTGTTGTGAAAGACTCATTCTGAATGTAAACTCAGAAGACTAATGAACTGTTGCAGCTTTCTAAGGTTTgtggtttttctttgtttacagaCGGTAGCATATTTTGGATTGAAGACATTGAagaattattttaatgttttgaggAATTTGCTTTCTTGCAGAGGGTTAAAATTGATCTTAAGTGTGTATGTTAAATTTGGTTGGCCAGCAGCCAGTTTGCAGAGCCGCGCATAAATACTGCAAACAGAAGTAAAAAAGGTCTTTCTTCGGTTGCAAGACAGACCTTGTTCGCCAAACAAAAACTATAAGTCCAAATAATTCACGCAGGTCACAGCGAGCTAcagtacaaaaaataaaattttcTCGATTAATTTCTTAAAATGAGATACATACCTCAGAAAATGAagttcagtcagacaactcatgTTTGCACTGGattgaaatatttattgcagcTGCAGAACAAGGTTTGTTTGGCATCTAGGCTCCAACTTCATCACTGCATGACATTAAGAAATTTGAAGAGTGAAGGATAATATCTTAAACCCGCCAGGCTCTATGGATGGATGCTGAGATGGTAGTGGGGTGGATCATGAGTGCAGTACTGGTGAaggtcagagctggcaatgAAAGAGCAAAGGGGAGACCggaaatcttgcagcttaaatagaccGGGAATTGTAAGGAGGTGATGTTATCAGGTGATTGTGGAAAACAGCGCATTGTCAAGTGtaaaatcagtgcagctcaagTTGTATGCCTGAACTAGCTCGCAGGCATAGCCTCATTAAATACAGCTTGCGTCATTGGCAGCTATTCTAACTCATTACAAGCAATTCAGGCCTTATTATTTGCTTGtgatatcttgaaataagatattTACACAGACTTGTTAAGTGGATGTGGTTTATGTTAAGTGTAATGAGACATTTCTGACTGGAAATTAGGGTCAAATATGAGTTTCAACCCCTTTTTCAGACCCTAAGCTAAACTATGTGATCATCTTACTCCCAGCATAGATTGCATTAATGGAGTTTTTCAAATGTCACAACTATTTATCTATGTACATAACTGTTTACTTAAATCAATCAGTTCTTATATCAGACATTTGCCTTGACTGGCTTTTCTAAACATGAGTTGCACATTTTTACTAAAAGCATTAGTTGGGAATAAGATTGTACGTCTGATTTTTAGAGGCAGGTTTAGTTTATACTCTTCGTCCATACATGAGATCGGTGTGATGATAAAAATTGTTTTAGGATGTCAATTGCCATGTGCAAAACGTACACAATGAAGCAGTCAAGGGCAATGAAACTCTTAATTCTCAGCCCCTCTGTCATTGATGCTAAAATATGGTACCAATGTACAAAAGAAATATCAGGTGAATATTCAGGGACTCTAACACATAGTAGAGGTTAAGTATTTTACTTTACAGTGGTTTGCCTTCTGAtgctcttcattttttttatttttttttatttttcaattgtttccttttttataacCAGAAGACCTTGATGTGGCAGAAGACAGGGTGGTGTATGGGACTGAGAACAACAGCACCTTCCTGGAGTGTGTTCCTCGCTCTCCACAAGCTACTGTTACCTGGCTAGTCCAACGTGACAACCACAAGGAAGAGGTAAGATGATATGTCAACCTCAATCAGTAGAAAAAGATTGAAATCCTGACTTATCCTGAAGTATGTATGAAGTGAGGATGGTGGAGAAACTTTAGGGGTAACGTTGGGGGAAGAAGGAAAACTTAGAACAAACGGTGGCCAGAGTAACTACCTCTAAAAGTGAGATTTGTGTGTGAATTCTGCACGTGGCTGACACATTTGACAGCCATTTGGCATATGGCTGAAATTAAGTAGTTACATTTCAAAGGAAAAAGCACAGACGCTTGTTCTCTTGGATAAACAGGGAATTCTTTGCAAACCTTGACCACATGCCACTGAAGGCCTTAAGTGTCACTTGATGTCTGATGGTTACTCTGACTTAAAAGTGGTGTTGCAAAGCACTTAGAAAATTACATTGCTGTGTTTTCCCACACCCACAGTAAACGTTCATTTGTTTGAGGGTATGTTTCTCCAAGCTTAGCTAAAAGCCCCGGCCAGCCGTGCAAGTATTAAGGCATTACCACCCCTCTCCATTTCCTTGCAAATAAACATTTGGCTGCCAATCCAGCTGACAAGTCGGTCGTGTTTGTGTTGGCATGAAAGGATAGCTGGACAAGCAGGGGGGTTGGAATCTGAAGAAAGGGAGGGATCAGGAGGTATATAGAGAATAGAGGTGCAACTGAATAAAGAAGAAACTTGGTTAAGGTAGGAAGTTAAAgtatgaaagagagaaagtaaaaGCTAACAGTGACTGGATTTCATGGTACATTCTTGCAGTTGCATTTCAGGCTGAGAAAACAGTATAAAGAGCCATTTTCTACCACTTTCCTTTCCCACACAATGAAGTAGATTACATGCTCTTTGCCCTATTTCTCCCTGATtcctttttaaagtgtgtttggaTCAGCCAAAGATTGTTTCAATCTTTGCTGCTTAGCAGGGTTTAAGATATAACCGTCTAGATTCTATTCTTTCAACCTTGTAGAAATAATCAGTCCACATTGAGACCAAGTAGCATGTTTTTTATAGACATATTCAAGTCCATTCTATCCAGCATTTCACActtattgtttgctttatttAGGTGAAGCTGGATGATCGAGTCATGTCTACTGAGCAGGGCCTCCTGTTCCGTCGTCTGTTCCGCCAGGACGAAGGTGTGTACATCTGTCGCTCTAAAGAGCATGGCTTCACGCAGACCCTGGCCCGCCTCACCCTTGAAGTCCTCCAGGGGGAGACTGTGGATGAGCTTATGGCACGTGACAACATGGCCGGCCTGTCTGACTCGTTCAAAGACCGCTCAACAGGAAGCTACAGGGCCTGGATGCCTTGTGCTGCATACAGCAGGGGCTCATCTAACCAAATGGGCCAGTCGCGTACGTGGTTCAAGGATATCATGCAGCTGATTGGGCCGTCTAACCTGCCGCATGTGGAGGAGTACTGCGAGAGGATGTGGTGCAACGACAAGCTGAGGAGGAAGCACAAGGGTATGCTGGAGAAGTACCGCCAGGCACAGGAGAGCGCCAGAAAGGCTCGTAGCAAGAGCTCTGGAGAACGGAACCGGACGCCAAGGGATCTCAGTGTATGGAAGGAGTAATGAATGGAGAGCGAAAAGGGGAATTCAAAATGCAAATAGAAAGGGACAAAGATTACATAACAGGACAAGATTAACTGGGCTGTAAAAAGGGTCAAGACGAGCAAAACGTCAAAACCAATGGTCAGAACTTTCTGATTTGTATTTGAGAAAATAAGATGAGAAAACTGTCTGCTCCTGCCACTGACCTAAACAGAAAGGATTTTATAAAATCAGAATGTGTATAGATGAGGTTCTAAGGGTTGGTTCTGGATATATGGCCCTCAAAGACTTAAGAGTTCAGTTGTCTGAATAGACTCCACAGAAATTGACTGCTACTGAACTGAACTGGTTGTTGCCATCGTTATCAAGCTAACAGAAAGGAGACAAGAGACAATCTATTAAATACACTCTGAGGATGCTTGTTTGCGCTTCCCTTCTCACACATACGCTCTTGTACACACTGAAAAACCTAGAAGTGACAGATACTACTCTTATTTCATCAAGTCATTTAAAACCTTCAAATCTTAACCCTCAATGGTGTATACGTGCATGCTGGTGGACTGACTTTACCGACAGCCTCATTAGGTGTTTTTGGACCAGGGGAACTATTTCATAGTTCGAAGAACAGTCGGAAACCTTTTCCATTCCCTCGCTGTCAACACAACAGATCTGGATATGATTGAAGTTCTTTGAACGCTGTTTATTGAGTATGTTTTGATTAAGATATGTACACTCCCCACTCAAGAGGTAACCTAAAAACTTAAAGTTTTGGAAATTGGTGAATCTAAGTTTTCATTTCCAACTCCATTATTTTCATGAAACCCACAAATTGGAACGAACACACCTCAGTCTATCTACCATGCCTTTTAGTGGcagaagtctgcaaacagacaAAGCCTCTggatgtatgttttttttccctgccaACCTCACCACTTGGCAGTTAATTTTAATGAACTCAATAGGTGTTTTCCGAGTTGGCTTTTGGGGCTATAAAAGGAGGAGCATCAAATATTTCAGTATTGCAAAGTGCAAATCTGACACACAGGGACATATAAACTTACTCtccatttattttctactttacCACACTTCTAGGGACTTTCTGAAGTGGAGCTATCCACaggggagttccctgagaactaaacaccatggggacttttttctgtctgcattcgcaCCACCATTGTACCTACTTTGAAGCAAGAGGCAATACGGTTCCTCTTAACAGGGATCTAGGAACTAAAATTATTCATAGTTCCTGCGGAGGGGAATCATAAAAAGAGgggggagggttccaacagttcctagaactatttAAAAGTTCCTGCGGTGCAAAAAAACGgctaatgtttaaaaaaaatatatttattgctCAATGTCCCTAACTTTTCTCTGCACTTGGCTTTTTGCGAtataatattcatattttagcTCAACACAAGACATAACTGACCTTACAGTACTCAGAAAATGTAGTTAAATATATTTAAGAGGCACATGTTGATAACAAACACCGGCTCACTGTAGGCACTTGCTGTATCAGATCTTGCCATAGCTCATGGACAATGGGGAATTTAGGTTTTTTGCAAACTGTTGCATTGACccaactctcacacacacatcatactaAATATATAAGCTTAACTAGCTCAACTGGAAGCTACCATGAGACGACTGTTGATGGTTCAACAGATTAAAGGCTCATTGCTTTATTTTAACTTGTGAGAGTTGAACTTTCTATTGAAATCCAGCTAGAGATCAAAATGGCTTATTGTCATGCTTTTGGATACATACCGTTACACCTCATGGAATGTACCTAATGGCCACAGTCAAGCTCCAAATTACTACACTGTTTATCTCTAGGTGTCTAAACTCCATGAAAACCATGTATGTGATCTAATTTTCACATGACTGTTCACTACATTACATGAATTACACCCAAACACATCACCTTAAAGTTTTGGTTTACTTATAAGCTAATTGTAGAAAATCATATTAATGGAAAAATGACATAACCTGACCTCACAGTCGTAATATCGCCTCTCACATGAAATATCCACTGAACTCGTTTGTGCTTTAGCTTTGGGAGACAATTGGCCCTATAGGGGATTCTAACAATAGAGGGAACAGTGAAGCTGGGTCAGCTGTACTTTCTAATCTTGTGCTTTCTGCTTTGTAAACACTGGTTTTAAGACGGTTCATGGTTTGAACACATGATAATCCACATTGTTATTGTCTTCAGTTGTGTTGTTAAAATAGAACTTTAGGggttaaaaaggttaaaaaaaatgatttcaccttcaggagtggagaggagaacGAAGGGTTGAAATGATTAAGAGTTCAGGAGACGGAGCAGATAAAGAAAAGACGTGTCTCAAATACAGAGGGAAAAAAGTGGAGGTCAGTGAAGAGCAATGAAAGGAGAGAACAAACAATCTTCCGTTTCCATTAAGGGCTGTATGTTGATGGTAGAAGCATCATTTGGAGCTTCAGTGATACAGGatgaaatgttcaaatcaatcaacctgcaaaataaagacattacaaaacatttcttttttagggctgtcagcattaacccGTTAATCACAATGCATCGTGGGTGAGCCACCGCAGCGTCTCCCTGTTGTCACAGTAACTGAAAAGAACAACACCACTGCGCCTTTAAAAGGTTCCTTTCACTTTAGAAAAACTCCTGGACGGTGAAGTGGACCACTCCACCTTGtgatatcaaacatttcaccttTTCATTGTTCCCTTTAGCTGTTTCCATTTACTTTTCAATCCGTGATGACTTCCTTCTTCCTTGGTAAAGTTAATGTCGAAACCTTTGCTCTACCGGaagttcattattttctttcgaaataaaagcaggtttatATCTAAATTAGCTTAAGACAGTacggaaaaaaacacaactctttTAGAATGCAAATTAATGGAATTTTAAACAagcaatttaaaatgtgaacattATATCAAACTTCtgtgattaattaaaaaagtatcatttgaaaacacaactttttaaaatgatatttttttaaatgaagataaGCTTtcaactgtatcactgtaaccaCAAATGGATGCATTATGGAAGTCTAGTGTTTTACATTGCTAGTTAAAATTTGCCTGATTCAAAACCCAGCATGCATTCAGTTTTTATGGAAACCTTGAACCAAGATTATAAAAATGCTGGTTCCAAAGTGGTCACGGCATCAGCTTCCACTTACAAGACAAAACTTCAACACAAAAGTTAAGTATGATTTTTGGATTCATTTTGAGTCAGTTATTCGGTTAGAAACTAAATGATCTGCTCATAAGTAGCCTCTTGTTGCCAAAGAACTGAGGGCCTCCATCTCTGCTTTGGCAACCATGTgatatttaaattatacaaatTATAATAATCCTTCCTTGTATAAAAGTGGCTTATTTATTTTGGGAGAACTCATCTTTAAAACGGGCCAGGAAGTTGCTCAAACACCAGTGAACTTTCGGTAACCGTGGTGGTTTGACTTAATGGAcaaatgaaaagagaggagtgaaGATTGGGACTAGGAGtagacagatttttttctaaagGTACTAAAAGCATCTGGTGAAGTCTGTATTTGCAACTAAT
This region of Labrus bergylta chromosome 12, fLabBer1.1, whole genome shotgun sequence genomic DNA includes:
- the sema3bl gene encoding sema domain, immunoglobulin domain (Ig), short basic domain, secreted, (semaphorin) 3bl isoform X1, with the protein product MRDFSAFSNVILVALLVATVSATKLNVPRLRLSYKDLLSTNRSSIFSGHHGQLTLTAVFLDEYRDRLFLGGKDVLYSVLLGPTSSESKEIYWPPLPGNREDCIQTGKDPQTECANFVRLLQPYNRTHLLACGTGAFQPMCTFIYVGHRGEHVFTMDPTNVENGRGKVPHDPSLPFASTFSGGELYAGLTADFLGRDSVIFRSMGGRSTMRTETDQKLLHDPKFIAAHLIPDNDDRDNDKVYFFFTEKATEAGDREGAIHTRVGRVCANDVGGQRALVNKWSTFIKARLVCSVPGPHGIDTHFNQLEDVFLLRTKDERNPDVYAIFSSISNVFQGYAVCVYRMADIREAFNGPFAHKEGPDYQWGAYEGRVPYPRPGVCPSKITNQPGREFGSTKDFPDSVLQFARNHPLMWRPVYPAMRQPVLVKANIPYKLKQIVVDRVEAEDGQYDVMFIGTDTGTVLKVIALHSGNSLETEEVTLEELQVFKVPTPITSMDISVKRQALYVGSPAGVAQVKLHRCETYGKACAECCLARDPYCAWDGSLCAQFIPNSKRRFRRQDIRHGNPVLQCMDENLSEDLDVAEDRVVYGTENNSTFLECVPRSPQATVTWLVQRDNHKEEVKLDDRVMSTEQGLLFRRLFRQDEGVYICRSKEHGFTQTLARLTLEVLQGETVDELMARDNMAGLSDSFKDRSTGSYRAWMPCAAYSRGSSNQMGQSRTWFKDIMQLIGPSNLPHVEEYCERMWCNDKLRRKHKGMLEKYRQAQESARKARSKSSGERNRTPRDLSVWKE
- the sema3bl gene encoding sema domain, immunoglobulin domain (Ig), short basic domain, secreted, (semaphorin) 3bl isoform X2, with the translated sequence MRDFSAFSNVILVALLVATVSATKLNVPRLRLSYKDLLSTNRSSIFSGHHGQLTLTAVFLDEYRDRLFLGGKDVLYSVLLGPTSSESKEIYWPPLPGNREDCIQTGKDPQTECANFVRLLQPYNRTHLLACGTGAFQPMCTFIYVGHRGEHVFTMDPTNVENGRGKVPHDPSLPFASTFSGGELYAGLTADFLGRDSVIFRSMGGRSTMRTETDQKLLHDPKFIAAHLIPDNDDRDNDKVYFFFTEKATEAGDREGAIHTRVGRVCANDVGGQRALVNKWSTFIKARLVCSVPGPHGIDTHFNQLEDVFLLRTKDERNPDVYAIFSSISNVFQGYAVCVYRMADIREAFNGPFAHKEGPDYQWGAYEGRVPYPRPGVCPSKITNQPGREFGSTKDFPDSVLQFARNHPLMWRPVYPAMRQPVLVKANIPYKLKQIVVDRVEAEDGQYDVMFIGTDTGTVLKVIALHSGNSLETEEVTLEELQVFKVPTPITSMDISVKRQALYVGSPAGVAQVKLHRCETYGKACAECCLARDPYCAWDGSLCAQFIPNSKRRFRRQDIRHGNPVLQCMDENLSDLDVAEDRVVYGTENNSTFLECVPRSPQATVTWLVQRDNHKEEVKLDDRVMSTEQGLLFRRLFRQDEGVYICRSKEHGFTQTLARLTLEVLQGETVDELMARDNMAGLSDSFKDRSTGSYRAWMPCAAYSRGSSNQMGQSRTWFKDIMQLIGPSNLPHVEEYCERMWCNDKLRRKHKGMLEKYRQAQESARKARSKSSGERNRTPRDLSVWKE